The Brachyspira hyodysenteriae ATCC 27164 sequence CCTGAAGACGGAGATACTCATCAGGGTGTATTTGATGTATCTTTTTTAAGGATCATACCTAATATAGCAATTATGGCCCCTGTAGGAGAAAAAGATTTTAAAGATATGGTAAAAAAGTCTTTAGAATATAAAGGTCCTACAGTTATGAGATATAATAAATCAGCCGTAAGAGAATTAAAAGCAAATATTGTATCTGATAATTTTGAGATAGGACATGCTCATATTGTAAGAGAATCTAATAAACAAAATAATCTTATAATAAGTTATGGTCCTACACTTATTGATATAGTTGATGCTGTAGATGAACTTAATTCTGATTGTTCCATATTAAATCTTTCTACTTTAAAACCTCTTGATGAAGAGACTATTTTAAGTATGATTAGAAAATCTGATAAAATTTTAATTATTGAAGAAAGTATTAAAAAAGGCGGAATTGGAAGTTCTATATTAGAATTAATGTCTGATAATGATATATATAAGAGTGTAAAAATTCATGCTTTGCCTGATAAATTTTTTGAAGTTGCTACAAGAAATCAGCTTTTGAAAATTTATAAATTAGATAAAGAAGGTATAAAAGAAATTATTAAAAGCTATTTTTAATAATTATATTTTTATTCTCTTTATATCTCTTAAATATTCTATAAATATATCTGTAATTATAGGATCAAGCATTATTTCTTTTTCCAAGAAATTTTCTGTCATAAATGATATAGCTTCTTTTGGGGATTTATTCATACTTTTTGTGAGAGTATCATAAACATCAATTACTTCAAGCATTTTTGCAGGAAGATATGTAAGGCTTTGCAATGTTAATACATCTTTGTAGTCATATGATACTATATATTCTATTTTATGATTAGGATTTCTTCTCAATACTGCTTTATATAATTCTGTGAAAAGTCCATAGCCATGACTATAATATTCATGATGTAAAGATACAGTCAATGCAACACCTTCATTTCCTCTCATAAAGTATTTAGCAAAACCATAGTCTTTTATAGAATGATTATCTTTTTCTTCATTTTGTATAGGTACATAATCTTTTTCTTTATCTAAAGAAATATCATGCATTAATACTCCTATAGCAGTTTCTACAATAGTATTGTTTTCTATTTTCCTTACGCCTAATTTTACATTTGAATCTAGTGTATTTACGCTATTAATTAAATTATATCTTTGATATATTCTTTCTGAGTATTTATAATATGTCTTTTTGAAGTCAATTCTCATTTTATTTGCAGCACCTTGATTAAGTTTCTTATTAAAGAAATTTGTTGCTTCAATTATCATAATAAATACTCTGATGCTATGTCCTATTGTAGTATCAGATTTTAAAGCATCTGAATCATTAAACATATTATTTGTTTCATATTCTTTTGTAGATATTATCACAGCTATTTCTGATATTAGAAGCTGAAGTATTTTAGATAAATTGTTGACATCATAATCATCATTTTTTAATGTATTATTTTCTTTATCTTTTAAATAGTCAAGATACTGTATTCTTAATACAAAGTTTATTTCTAGTAGAATTTTACATATAATATTTGCAGTTTCTACATCTAAAAAGTTTTTACGATAATAAGTTAATTTTATAATATACTGCCTCATATAGGCTGTAATATCTTTAGTAGACATATTTATTATATTTTCTAATATTTCTTCTTCTTTTTTTGCTATTTCTTTATTAGAAGGAATACAATATTTGAATATTTTATAAAATTCTATCGTTTTACTGCTCAATGTTCAATCTCTTTAAATTTTTCATTATCCTAAATAGTATATCGGAATTTTTCGATATAAAATGATTTTATAAATTACCTTTTTATCTCATTAGTAATAATAAATGTAGTTCTATTTTCATTAGTATTACCAACATAATCTATATATGTAATTTCTGCCACAGTATTAGTTTCGGCACTTACCTGATTTTTAATATTATTAATATCTATTTTATCTGGAATAACTGTTTCAACATAAGGCATTGAAGTTATTTCATTTATAGTATTAGTTAAATCCTGATTAAATTCTATATTTTTTATAGATAGTTTATTTGAATTATCTATATTAGCTTCCATAAATTGATTAACCTTAGTGCCGTTTATTTCTCCGTCTCCATATAAAAATTGTGCTTTTGTATTTCCGTCATTATATGTTACAGCTGCTATGCCTGATACTTTAATATTGGCATTTGAAGTTGAAACTATAATGGAATCAGGTTTAGCATTAGATGAAGATGCAATTAAAAAATCTCCTTTATTTAAATGCAATTTTGTATTTCCTGTTCTGTCATAAGACTCATCAATATTTAATGATGAATTTTCTTTTACTTTAAAAATGTTATTACTTTCCAAATATGAAGTAAGAGAAGAATTTTGTTCTGTAGAAATATTATCTTTGCTGAATAATAAATCACCATTTTGTGCAGGTTTAACTATAGCTTTTTGAGATGATATTTTTACTCTTCCTTTTACATCTACAACTTTCATATATTGATTTGTTTTATAAGCTGACTGCAAGGTAAAAGCTATAGAAAGCATTAATGATATAGAGATAATTTTTTTATTCAACATAGATAACTCCATTGATAAATCATATTATACTATTAATATTAACGGTATTATTAAAATTATCAATACTATTTTTTTTTACTGTACATATATTTTTACAGTTGAACTTTTAATGATTTTACCTTCATCTGTTTTTGCTTCTATATAGAAAGAATAATCACCATGTTTTAAATTCCATCTTATATACTCTTTTTTCAAATCATCAAGATCTGCTATTATTTCTTTATTGCAGTATAAATTAGCACTTACAACATTTTTTGGTATATATGAAGATATAAATATATTTTGATATTCTATAGGAAGTGTAGAATCTATTTTATATACTGAGTTATCAGTAGGTTCTTTTATTGAAAGCCTTTCTTTTATATTATTATTTTGATTATTGTTAATATTTCTATCATATGATGCCAAAGGTGTATTTACTGCATTTAAATTCATTTGAGGTATTTCTCTTGAATTGTATGCAAAATTATTTTCTATATTATCAATATTTTCTGTAATATTATCAGCACGATTTTCTAAATTACTGTTTTGATTATTGATAGTGTTTTTCATTCTATTATATGCATATATATTATTAACTTTTGTCCATTCTGCAGTAGGGCGTTCTATTTGCTGTTCTCTAATCCAGCCATTATATTCACTTGGAAGATTTACAAAAACTTTTTCACTAATAGAACCATCATAATTGGTTTTTATATATAGATTATGCACATCGCATTCTTCTTTTGGTACGTTTATATGAGAAAACTCTTCCATTCTAGTTTCTTTGCAGAACTCTCCTCTAAGTTTTCCGCTTATAAGACAAATTTCTCTTTTTATTATAGTATCTGGTTTATCCCATTTAGTTTCTTTCTGACTTTTATTTAGCATAGTAAATAAATCATAAAGTATAGGAACAGCTCCGTTTCCTCCTGTTATATTAATCATCTCGCTTCCTGCAAAATCACCTAACCAAATACCAACTATATAATCT is a genomic window containing:
- a CDS encoding FecR domain-containing protein, with the protein product MLNKKIISISLMLSIAFTLQSAYKTNQYMKVVDVKGRVKISSQKAIVKPAQNGDLLFSKDNISTEQNSSLTSYLESNNIFKVKENSSLNIDESYDRTGNTKLHLNKGDFLIASSSNAKPDSIIVSTSNANIKVSGIAAVTYNDGNTKAQFLYGDGEINGTKVNQFMEANIDNSNKLSIKNIEFNQDLTNTINEITSMPYVETVIPDKIDINNIKNQVSAETNTVAEITYIDYVGNTNENRTTFIITNEIKR